The proteins below come from a single Novosphingobium aromaticivorans DSM 12444 genomic window:
- a CDS encoding enoyl-CoA hydratase family protein, which yields MPITLTVKDRIAEIVFDVPPVNAFDSETWMSLPAIVKKAASDPEANVVLIRAAEDSRGFCGGVDIKEMQAHPERITVLNRGNYLTFKAIHEAEIPVVVAVHKFVIGGGIGICGASDVIIASDDAFFSLPEVDRGAMGGASHMSRMLPLHKVRAAFFTGGNIPAQEAYRLGAVEKVVPRTDLVAEAQAFCSVIASKSRKALVIAKEALNGLEARDVDRGYRWEQGFTLEMYMHEDSQKARDAFVETGKAAQF from the coding sequence ATGCCGATCACGCTCACCGTAAAGGACCGCATCGCCGAAATCGTGTTCGACGTTCCGCCCGTCAATGCGTTCGACAGCGAGACCTGGATGTCGCTGCCCGCCATCGTGAAGAAGGCGGCGTCCGATCCGGAAGCGAACGTCGTCCTGATCCGTGCCGCCGAGGACTCGCGCGGCTTCTGCGGCGGCGTCGACATCAAGGAGATGCAGGCCCACCCCGAACGCATCACCGTGCTCAATCGCGGCAACTACCTGACCTTCAAGGCGATCCACGAAGCGGAGATCCCGGTCGTCGTTGCCGTGCACAAGTTCGTGATCGGCGGGGGCATCGGCATTTGCGGCGCAAGTGATGTCATCATCGCGTCCGACGACGCGTTCTTCTCGTTGCCGGAAGTCGACCGCGGGGCAATGGGCGGGGCTAGCCATATGTCGCGCATGTTGCCGCTCCACAAGGTGCGCGCGGCGTTCTTTACCGGCGGCAACATTCCCGCGCAGGAAGCCTATCGCCTTGGCGCGGTCGAAAAGGTCGTGCCCCGCACCGATCTTGTCGCCGAAGCCCAGGCCTTTTGCAGCGTCATCGCTTCCAAGAGCCGGAAGGCCCTCGTGATCGCCAAGGAAGCGCTCAACGGCCTCGAGGCACGCGATGTCGATCGCGGTTATCGCTGGGAACAGGGCTTCACGCTCGAAATGTACATGCACGAGGACAGCCAGAAGGCGCGTGACGCCTTCGTCGAGACCGGCAAGGCGGCCCAATTCTAA
- a CDS encoding acyl-CoA dehydrogenase, with amino-acid sequence MDLTYTPEQQAFRTEVRAWLEAHVPKEPLEHYDATREGFEAHRRWEATLKSGDWGMVTWPKEYGGRGVDLIQWLIFEEEYYRSGAPGRVNQNGIFLLGPTLMEFGTHEQKSRFLPPMASGEEIWAQAWSEPQAGSDLAGVRATAVRDGDEYVLNGHKIWSSRAAFADWAFGLFREPGSERHKGMSLIFFRLDQPGVTRNPIRKINGHVGFAEIFLEDVRVPAFNRLGQEGEGWHICMATAGFERGLMLRSPARFQEAAAALSHLWQARKHDCDPCLEAEVVRAHMNADAYALSIYQTASRLMAGAKIGPEASTNKIFWSEMDIHLHETALAILGPEAELVPPTGDHEWLDDYIFSLAGPIYAGSNEIQRNIIAERMLGLPR; translated from the coding sequence ATGGACCTGACCTACACCCCCGAACAGCAGGCGTTCCGTACCGAAGTGCGCGCCTGGCTTGAAGCGCATGTTCCGAAGGAGCCGCTCGAACACTACGACGCTACGCGTGAGGGCTTCGAGGCCCACCGCCGTTGGGAAGCGACGCTCAAGTCCGGCGACTGGGGCATGGTTACCTGGCCCAAGGAATACGGCGGGCGCGGGGTCGACCTCATCCAGTGGCTGATCTTCGAGGAAGAATATTACCGTTCGGGCGCACCGGGCCGCGTCAACCAGAACGGTATCTTCCTGCTCGGCCCGACGCTGATGGAGTTCGGCACGCACGAACAGAAGTCTCGCTTCCTTCCGCCGATGGCGAGCGGCGAGGAAATCTGGGCGCAAGCCTGGTCCGAGCCTCAGGCAGGATCGGATCTTGCAGGCGTTCGCGCCACTGCGGTTCGTGATGGTGACGAATATGTCCTGAATGGTCACAAGATCTGGTCAAGCCGTGCGGCCTTTGCCGACTGGGCTTTCGGCCTGTTCCGCGAACCCGGGAGCGAGCGCCACAAGGGCATGAGCCTGATCTTCTTCCGGCTCGACCAGCCTGGCGTCACCCGCAATCCGATCCGCAAGATCAACGGTCACGTCGGCTTTGCCGAGATATTCCTCGAGGATGTGCGTGTGCCTGCCTTCAACCGGCTCGGCCAGGAAGGTGAAGGCTGGCACATCTGCATGGCGACTGCTGGCTTCGAGCGCGGCCTGATGCTTCGCAGCCCGGCTCGCTTCCAGGAAGCTGCCGCCGCGCTTTCGCATCTGTGGCAAGCCCGCAAGCACGACTGCGATCCCTGCCTGGAGGCCGAGGTCGTGCGCGCGCACATGAATGCCGATGCCTATGCGCTGTCGATCTATCAGACCGCATCGCGCCTGATGGCGGGCGCGAAGATCGGGCCGGAAGCTTCGACCAACAAGATTTTCTGGTCGGAAATGGACATCCACCTGCACGAGACCGCGCTCGCGATCCTCGGGCCGGAAGCCGAGCTGGTCCCGCCGACAGGCGATCACGAATGGCTTGACGACTACATCTTCTCGCTGGCGGGGCCGATCTACGCCGGCTCGAACGAGATCCAGCGCAACATCATTGCCGAGCGCATGCTCGGCCTGCCGCGCTGA
- a CDS encoding acyl-CoA dehydrogenase family protein encodes MDFTLSAEQQMFAETARTLLGDTCTPDHWRRMMEQGVAFDAERWGQIVENGFTLLLLPEAAGGLGLGELDFTLIAQEAGYVALPEPLAESAGIGAPMLAALAPDYPALADPSAIIAVAPAINPVVANADIAAAILIEKNGRAFLATPDKVRLTPAETIDPFRRLFRIEWAEADAEDLGPVDWTMALDRASLFAAAQGLGLAQRAVDLAVAYARDRTQFGKPIGSYQAVKHHLASAQVAVEFARPVVLAAAAEIGHADVQSRARVSEAKIVALEAAEKAARASIQVHGAMGYSWEVDVHLFLKRALALTHSWGTPAFHRNRIATRVFSQPVGADQTFARETEHA; translated from the coding sequence ATGGACTTCACCCTCTCCGCCGAACAGCAGATGTTCGCCGAGACTGCCCGCACGCTGCTGGGCGATACCTGCACGCCCGACCATTGGCGGCGCATGATGGAACAGGGCGTTGCCTTCGATGCCGAGCGCTGGGGGCAGATCGTCGAGAACGGCTTCACCCTCCTGCTGTTGCCCGAAGCAGCGGGCGGGCTCGGCCTTGGCGAGCTTGATTTCACCCTGATTGCGCAGGAAGCGGGCTACGTCGCACTGCCCGAACCTCTTGCCGAAAGCGCGGGCATCGGCGCACCGATGCTTGCCGCTCTTGCGCCCGACTACCCGGCGCTTGCCGATCCCTCCGCGATCATCGCGGTTGCGCCCGCGATCAACCCGGTCGTTGCCAATGCCGACATCGCGGCTGCGATCCTGATCGAGAAGAATGGCCGCGCCTTCCTCGCCACGCCGGACAAGGTGCGGCTGACGCCGGCCGAAACCATAGATCCCTTCCGCCGCTTGTTCCGCATCGAATGGGCTGAGGCCGACGCGGAGGATCTGGGGCCTGTCGACTGGACCATGGCGCTCGACCGGGCTTCGCTCTTTGCCGCCGCGCAAGGCCTCGGCCTTGCCCAGCGCGCTGTCGACCTCGCCGTCGCCTATGCCAGGGACCGTACCCAGTTCGGCAAGCCCATCGGCTCCTACCAGGCGGTCAAGCACCACCTTGCCAGCGCGCAGGTCGCGGTCGAGTTCGCGCGGCCGGTCGTACTCGCTGCCGCGGCCGAGATCGGCCATGCCGACGTGCAATCCCGCGCCCGCGTGTCCGAGGCGAAGATCGTCGCGCTCGAGGCTGCCGAAAAGGCCGCGCGCGCCTCGATCCAGGTTCATGGCGCAATGGGCTATTCCTGGGAGGTCGACGTCCACCTCTTCCTCAAGCGCGCGCTGGCGCTGACCCATTCGTGGGGCACGCCCGCTTTCCACCGCAATCGCATCGCCACCCGCGTCTTCAGCCAGCCCGTCGGGGCCGACCAGACCTTTGCCCGCGAGACCGAACATGCCTGA
- a CDS encoding acetyl-CoA C-acetyltransferase has product MPEAYIIDAVRTPVGRKKGGLAHLHPADLAAHPIRELMARHDFDPALVEDVVWGCTETIGGQAGDIGRTAWLVAGLAEDVPGVTVDRQCGSAQQAVHFAAQGVMSGTQDIVVAGGSQAMNRIPIMAAMTAGAAYGFESPFIGAKGWDARYGDQEVNQIRSAEMIAEKWNLSREEMDAFAYESHRRAQYATEQGWFRNEIVPLEGLDRDETIRPGTTLEGLASLSAVREGGRVTAGNASQNSDCAAALLIVSERAVKEHNLKPRARIHHMSVRADNPVWMLTGPIPATRYAMQKSGMKLSDIDLFECNEAFASVPMAWMKELDIPHEKVNVSGGAIALGHPIGSTGAKLMTTLLNALERTGGRYGLQTMCEGGGQANVTIIERL; this is encoded by the coding sequence ATGCCTGAAGCCTACATTATCGACGCCGTGCGCACGCCCGTCGGGCGCAAAAAGGGCGGCCTCGCCCATCTCCATCCGGCAGACCTTGCTGCACACCCGATCCGCGAACTGATGGCGCGGCACGACTTCGATCCTGCGTTGGTCGAGGATGTGGTGTGGGGATGCACCGAAACGATCGGCGGGCAAGCGGGCGATATCGGGCGCACGGCATGGCTCGTCGCAGGACTTGCCGAGGACGTGCCGGGCGTGACCGTCGATCGCCAGTGCGGGTCGGCACAGCAGGCGGTGCATTTTGCCGCACAGGGCGTGATGAGCGGGACGCAGGATATTGTCGTTGCCGGTGGCAGCCAGGCGATGAACCGAATTCCGATCATGGCCGCGATGACAGCCGGTGCCGCATATGGATTCGAAAGCCCGTTCATCGGCGCCAAGGGCTGGGACGCGCGTTATGGCGACCAGGAGGTCAACCAGATCCGCTCGGCCGAGATGATCGCCGAAAAGTGGAACCTCAGCCGCGAGGAAATGGACGCTTTCGCCTACGAGAGCCACCGCCGCGCGCAGTACGCGACCGAGCAGGGCTGGTTCAGAAACGAGATCGTGCCGCTCGAAGGACTAGATCGTGACGAGACGATCCGTCCCGGCACGACACTGGAAGGGCTGGCTTCGTTGAGCGCCGTGCGTGAAGGCGGGCGAGTCACGGCGGGCAACGCAAGCCAGAATTCGGACTGTGCGGCGGCCCTGCTGATCGTCAGCGAGCGTGCGGTGAAGGAACACAACCTGAAGCCACGCGCGCGCATCCATCACATGTCGGTGCGTGCCGACAATCCGGTGTGGATGCTGACCGGGCCGATCCCGGCAACGCGCTATGCCATGCAGAAATCGGGCATGAAGCTGTCGGACATCGACCTGTTCGAATGCAACGAAGCGTTCGCTTCCGTACCGATGGCGTGGATGAAGGAGCTCGATATCCCGCACGAGAAGGTCAACGTGTCCGGCGGCGCGATTGCGCTGGGCCATCCGATCGGATCGACCGGTGCCAAGCTGATGACGACTTTGCTGAACGCCCTTGAACGCACCGGTGGCCGCTATGGCCTCCAGACGATGTGCGAGGGTGGCGGCCAGGCGAACGTCACGATCATCGAGAGGCTTTGA
- a CDS encoding nuclear transport factor 2 family protein produces MGAATEIANLLYRYAELMDAGRLEEVSRMFDGARVTLGGGRVVEGGAAMLEQWRAFVRIHPCGTPRTRHVVTNPIIEIDEAANAASCRSVYTVFQQTPDLPLQAIASGRYHDTFVREGGAWRFATRDYSMLDYIGDLSQHLLLPVG; encoded by the coding sequence ATGGGCGCCGCCACCGAAATCGCCAACTTGCTCTACCGATACGCGGAACTGATGGACGCGGGCCGGCTCGAGGAGGTGTCGCGCATGTTCGACGGCGCGCGCGTCACGCTGGGCGGCGGGCGAGTGGTCGAGGGCGGGGCGGCGATGCTGGAACAGTGGCGCGCCTTCGTACGCATCCATCCGTGCGGCACCCCGCGCACCCGCCACGTCGTGACCAACCCGATCATCGAGATCGATGAGGCGGCGAATGCGGCAAGTTGCCGGTCGGTCTATACGGTGTTCCAGCAGACTCCGGACCTGCCGCTTCAGGCCATTGCCTCGGGCCGCTACCACGACACCTTCGTGCGCGAAGGCGGGGCCTGGCGCTTCGCGACGCGCGACTATTCCATGCTCGATTACATAGGCGACCTTTCGCAGCATTTGCTGCTGCCGGTCGGCTGA
- a CDS encoding SDR family oxidoreductase yields MGICDNRTVIITGAARGLGRAYALAFGAEGANVVVNDIGTSLGGEGRDTSAADAVVEEIRAAGGKAIANYEDITDWDAAKRIVDAALEAFGDLHVVVNNAGIVRDRMFVSATVEEWDATMHVHLRGHFCVSRHAVNYWRQKQKDGRDPDARIINTSSGAGLQGSIAQAAYATAKGGIASLTLVQAAELGRYGITANALAPSARTRMTEQTFADKMATEGQAFDVMDPANVAPTVVWLGSSASAHVSGCVFELEGGKIMLEDGWREGPFVDRQARWEPSDVGAAVDKLLSERVPPRKVWGTA; encoded by the coding sequence TTGGGCATCTGTGACAACCGCACCGTCATCATCACTGGCGCCGCCCGCGGCCTCGGCCGCGCCTATGCACTGGCGTTCGGGGCGGAAGGGGCGAACGTCGTCGTCAACGACATCGGCACATCGCTTGGCGGCGAGGGACGCGATACCAGCGCGGCGGACGCTGTGGTCGAGGAAATCCGCGCCGCCGGCGGCAAGGCGATCGCCAACTACGAGGACATCACCGACTGGGATGCCGCCAAGCGGATCGTCGATGCCGCGCTGGAGGCGTTCGGTGACCTGCACGTGGTGGTCAACAATGCCGGTATCGTGCGTGACCGCATGTTCGTGTCGGCAACGGTCGAGGAATGGGACGCGACGATGCACGTGCATCTGCGCGGCCACTTCTGCGTTTCGCGCCATGCCGTGAACTACTGGCGCCAGAAGCAGAAGGATGGCCGGGACCCCGACGCAAGGATCATCAACACGTCGAGCGGCGCGGGCCTTCAGGGTTCGATCGCTCAGGCGGCCTACGCCACCGCCAAGGGCGGAATTGCATCGCTGACGCTGGTCCAGGCGGCTGAACTGGGACGCTATGGAATTACCGCCAATGCGCTCGCCCCATCTGCGCGCACGCGCATGACCGAACAGACCTTTGCCGACAAGATGGCGACCGAAGGACAGGCTTTCGACGTGATGGATCCTGCGAATGTCGCGCCGACGGTGGTGTGGCTCGGCAGCAGCGCCAGCGCACACGTCTCGGGCTGCGTGTTCGAACTCGAGGGCGGCAAGATCATGCTGGAGGACGGATGGCGCGAAGGCCCGTTCGTGGATCGCCAGGCGCGCTGGGAGCCGTCGGACGTTGGAGCGGCTGTCGACAAGCTGCTCTCCGAGCGGGTGCCGCCGCGCAAGGTCTGGGGCACCGCCTGA
- a CDS encoding acyl-CoA dehydrogenase family protein: MEFAFTEEQAMIAETARAFFAENATSERTRKAMASDGVDRELWSSFCTELGLAGIGVPEEMGGVGLGMVEFALIAEAAGAQVAALPLLGNARVSHALVAGGTDEQRVRWLPALVAGEAIATATWSDDFTVGEGKLSGTFRFAPHGGAADLLVLAAGDRCWLVEADAPGVSVVQHVTMDQTRPLATITLDNAAAEPFADHAAALHALHVTGWLCLAAEALGGAQAALDRTVAYSKERVQFGRQIGSFQAYKHRLADMMIEIEQARSAVYWAACAVDEGSDEAQLALHSAKAFCADTFHMCAGNMIQLHGGIGFTWEHDAHLFFKRARSIGSMLGDSQWHREQIAGMVLGVAA, from the coding sequence ATGGAATTCGCATTTACCGAAGAACAGGCGATGATCGCGGAAACCGCCCGCGCCTTCTTTGCCGAGAACGCGACGAGCGAACGCACCCGCAAGGCGATGGCCTCGGACGGTGTCGATCGCGAGCTGTGGTCGAGCTTCTGCACCGAACTGGGACTTGCCGGGATCGGCGTTCCCGAGGAAATGGGCGGGGTTGGCCTTGGCATGGTGGAATTCGCGCTGATCGCGGAAGCCGCCGGGGCCCAGGTTGCCGCGCTTCCCTTGCTGGGCAACGCCCGCGTTTCGCACGCTCTCGTTGCGGGCGGGACGGACGAACAGCGAGTCCGCTGGCTTCCGGCGCTGGTGGCGGGTGAGGCAATCGCGACCGCCACGTGGTCCGATGACTTCACTGTCGGCGAAGGCAAGCTGAGCGGAACCTTCCGCTTCGCTCCGCACGGCGGGGCCGCAGACCTCCTCGTCCTTGCCGCGGGCGACCGTTGCTGGCTGGTAGAAGCCGATGCGCCGGGGGTCAGCGTGGTACAGCACGTGACGATGGACCAGACCCGTCCGCTCGCCACGATCACGCTGGACAATGCCGCTGCCGAGCCGTTCGCGGATCACGCCGCCGCCCTGCACGCGCTTCACGTGACGGGCTGGCTGTGCCTTGCCGCAGAAGCACTTGGCGGTGCGCAGGCCGCTCTCGACCGCACTGTCGCCTATTCGAAGGAACGCGTGCAGTTCGGGCGGCAGATCGGTTCGTTCCAGGCCTACAAGCACCGCCTGGCCGACATGATGATCGAGATCGAGCAGGCACGCTCTGCCGTCTACTGGGCAGCCTGCGCGGTGGACGAAGGCAGCGATGAAGCGCAGCTCGCGCTCCATTCCGCCAAGGCGTTCTGCGCCGATACGTTCCACATGTGCGCGGGCAACATGATCCAGCTTCACGGCGGCATCGGTTTTACCTGGGAACACGACGCGCACCTGTTCTTCAAGCGCGCCCGTTCGATCGGTTCGATGCTGGGCGACAGCCAGTGGCATCGAGAGCAGATTGCCGGCATGGTCCTGGGAGTGGCCGCATGA
- a CDS encoding acyl-CoA dehydrogenase family protein has translation MKLGFSAEDEAFRAECAGWLQAQMAGPFADIRGIPNLCDEIPRRKEWEQQLAAHRWSCIGWPEEWGGRNATLAQQVIFAEEYARAGAPNRINHIGVELAGPTILAFGTDEQKARYLPGIAGGTQIWCQGYSEPNAGSDLANVKTKARLDGGEWVVNGQKVWTSLAHYSDMIFVVARTEDGSVGPKGLSFLLMDMDQPGIEVRPIRQMNGEAEFNETFLTDARCASDAMLGAPGEGWKVAMALLAFERGVSTLGQQMQFRNELDAVIAAARANGKAADPVIRQRVAEAEIGLRLMRYGALRMLSNTDLSAIDGAALTYKIQWATWRRDLGELAMDVIGQAAELAEGDDYAWGALPNMYLFSRSDTIYGGTNQIQRNLIAERGLGMPREPRGSQ, from the coding sequence ATGAAGCTTGGCTTTTCGGCAGAGGACGAGGCGTTCCGCGCCGAGTGCGCGGGCTGGCTGCAGGCGCAGATGGCCGGCCCCTTTGCCGATATCCGGGGTATCCCCAACCTGTGCGACGAGATCCCGCGCCGGAAGGAATGGGAGCAGCAGCTTGCCGCGCACCGCTGGTCGTGCATCGGCTGGCCCGAGGAATGGGGCGGTCGCAATGCGACTCTCGCGCAGCAGGTAATCTTCGCCGAGGAGTATGCGCGGGCAGGCGCTCCTAACCGCATCAACCACATCGGCGTGGAACTTGCCGGGCCGACGATCCTTGCCTTTGGCACCGACGAGCAGAAGGCGCGCTATCTGCCGGGCATTGCCGGGGGCACGCAGATCTGGTGCCAGGGCTATTCCGAACCGAACGCCGGTTCCGACCTTGCCAACGTCAAGACCAAGGCGCGGCTCGATGGTGGCGAATGGGTGGTGAACGGCCAGAAGGTCTGGACCAGCCTTGCCCACTATTCCGACATGATCTTCGTCGTGGCGCGCACCGAGGACGGCTCGGTCGGGCCAAAGGGCCTGTCGTTCCTGCTGATGGACATGGACCAGCCCGGCATCGAGGTGCGTCCCATCCGCCAGATGAACGGTGAGGCCGAGTTCAACGAGACCTTCCTGACCGACGCACGTTGTGCGAGCGATGCCATGCTTGGCGCCCCGGGCGAGGGGTGGAAGGTGGCGATGGCTCTGCTCGCGTTCGAGCGCGGCGTTTCCACGCTGGGCCAGCAGATGCAGTTCCGCAACGAGCTGGACGCGGTGATTGCGGCGGCCCGCGCAAATGGCAAGGCCGCCGACCCGGTGATCCGCCAACGCGTGGCCGAGGCCGAGATCGGCCTTCGCCTGATGCGTTATGGCGCGCTGCGGATGCTTTCGAACACCGACCTGTCGGCCATCGATGGCGCAGCGCTGACCTACAAGATCCAGTGGGCAACGTGGCGGCGCGACCTTGGCGAGCTGGCGATGGACGTCATCGGCCAGGCCGCCGAACTGGCCGAAGGCGATGACTATGCATGGGGGGCGCTGCCCAACATGTACCTCTTCAGCCGCTCCGACACGATCTATGGCGGCACCAATCAGATCCAGCGCAACCTGATCGCCGAACGCGGACTTGGCATGCCGCGCGAGCCGAGGGGCTCGCAATGA
- a CDS encoding SDR family oxidoreductase, with protein MSVSVPPYPTPLGMLKGKTVVVTAAAGTGIGFAVAKRAAEEGARLLISDFHERRLGEAADRIAAEVGCERPATVVCDVTNEAQVQDLRDAALEKLGKVDVLINNAGLGGEVDVVDMTDDQWSRVIDVTLTSLFRMTRAFLPAMYANKSGVMVNNASVLGWRAQKGQAHYAAAKAGVMAFTRCAALEAADHGVRINAVAPSLAMHPFLAKVTTEERLAELVKTEAYGRPAEVWEVANVMLFLASDLSSYMTGEIVSVSSQRA; from the coding sequence ATGAGCGTTTCCGTTCCTCCCTATCCCACTCCGCTCGGCATGCTGAAGGGCAAGACCGTGGTGGTTACCGCAGCGGCGGGCACTGGCATCGGCTTTGCCGTTGCCAAGCGCGCCGCCGAAGAAGGCGCGCGCCTGCTCATCAGCGACTTCCATGAACGCCGGCTCGGTGAAGCGGCGGACCGCATCGCGGCTGAAGTGGGTTGCGAGCGCCCGGCGACCGTTGTCTGCGACGTGACCAACGAAGCACAGGTGCAGGACCTGCGCGACGCGGCGCTGGAGAAGCTCGGCAAGGTCGACGTCCTCATCAACAATGCGGGGCTGGGCGGCGAGGTCGATGTCGTGGACATGACCGACGACCAGTGGAGCCGCGTGATCGACGTGACGCTGACAAGCCTGTTCCGGATGACGCGGGCGTTCCTGCCCGCGATGTATGCCAACAAGTCCGGCGTCATGGTCAACAACGCTTCGGTGCTGGGTTGGCGGGCACAGAAGGGGCAAGCCCACTATGCTGCGGCAAAGGCCGGCGTGATGGCCTTCACCCGCTGCGCCGCGCTGGAAGCGGCGGACCATGGCGTGCGGATCAATGCTGTCGCGCCCAGCCTTGCCATGCATCCCTTCCTGGCAAAGGTGACGACGGAGGAGCGCCTGGCCGAACTGGTCAAGACCGAAGCCTATGGGCGTCCGGCTGAAGTGTGGGAAGTCGCGAACGTCATGCTGTTCCTGGCCAGCGACCTGTCTTCCTACATGACCGGCGAGATCGTTTCCGTCTCTAGCCAGAGGGCCTGA
- a CDS encoding MaoC family dehydratase, translating to MTAIFERPADLIGKEGTRLGPTEWLAIEQDRVDGFAEVTGDHQWIHVDVERAKAGPFGGTIAHGYLTMSLVNYFLPQLIEVRGFAHAVNVGADRLRFLNPVKVGSRIRGTGEIVSVEEVKGAIQSVVRVTVEIEGQDKPACVLDTISRYFPE from the coding sequence ATGACGGCGATCTTCGAGCGTCCGGCGGACCTGATCGGCAAGGAAGGCACCCGACTTGGCCCGACCGAGTGGCTTGCCATCGAGCAGGACCGCGTCGACGGCTTTGCCGAGGTGACCGGCGATCACCAGTGGATCCATGTCGATGTCGAGCGCGCCAAGGCAGGGCCCTTCGGCGGCACCATCGCGCATGGCTATCTGACGATGAGCCTCGTCAACTACTTCCTGCCGCAGCTGATCGAAGTGCGCGGCTTTGCCCATGCGGTGAACGTGGGCGCGGACCGGCTGCGCTTTCTCAACCCGGTCAAGGTGGGGAGCCGCATTCGCGGGACGGGCGAGATCGTCTCGGTCGAGGAAGTAAAGGGCGCGATCCAGTCGGTCGTGCGCGTCACTGTCGAGATCGAGGGCCAGGACAAGCCAGCCTGCGTGCTCGACACAATCAGTCGCTATTTTCCGGAGTGA